The DNA sequence CTTGAGTTTTCGGCGTTGTCAGCATTTTTGTTTGAATACTAAAAAGACATTGAAATGCTAATTAAGAACATCGAAATATATGGAAACATTTTTTAAGGAACAACTCTATATCTTTCGATGTGCTATGTCATGTTGTCATGTTATATGTGTGGGTTCATAATTCATATCAaccgttatggctcctctacacgatgggccaacgccccggccactccaagggacgcatttatgcgttagagggagcaagtgatattgatatctcattctaccgcatggctgagtcccttggagtggccggcgttggcccatcgtgtagaggagccagacCACATTGATATGTCTAATATACCGACTGTTTCTCATTTGTGTGACATTTAACTTCGTGTGTTTTATGACTTTTATGTGAGTTACAATCTAGAATTAATGCGCTTGAACATAACACTCCATTATTAAACTAACCGTTATTTAAGAGAGTATAAACATTTCATTTCCTTAttgaaatatgtagatttcatttctgatattcTGACTGCATGGAGTGGAATTTTATCATGGTCTGTATTATTCTATGGAGTTACGACAACCATACCTGGTGCTGACTAGATAGACTGGGACTCCAAACAGTAGTTCCCAGTAGCAATCACTAAAATCACACTAAAATAGGTTAGCGGAAACTCGGGGAATCACCCAATGATCCTTGAGCGCCGAGAATCACTCACCATCCATGTTCTTATTACTGACTCGCCCACTAATGTGAAGCGTTATGCCCGCAACACAAGGCCtaattttttgaaaaacttTCGTGCTGCATTTCTTTATTTAATCCCGCAAACGAAACTGGCAGTTACATAACGCAAAGATCAACCAAAAAGGCAATGACGGCAATGACAATGAATGATTTAGACCTCTCCTAAATCCTCTcaaacattttattacattctcataaaatattttctcGCAGACACGATCCACTCGACGGTAGACAGCACAAAGAAGGCGGCAGAGGAGGCCAGAGCGCAGGCAGCGAAGGCCGCCGAAGACGCCAAGGAGAAGGCCCGACAGGCCGCGGAGGCCGCTGCTGCTGAGGCCAAGAGGGCTGCCAGTGAGTAGCGATGGCATTTCTATGATTTATTATTCTATCACTCACTAGTTATTCCAACTGATAAAGATAATATCCGAACGTCTCCATTATATTGATATTATAGTTGCTtcacggtagtactattagttattctgtggttgcTTTAATGTTACATCCAACTTCCTATTTTAATAATCCGTCTTCTTAACAAATAATTCCCTAAAGTAACAGTTATCTGCCAAATTTGTAAACTCTCCTCCTCAACAATATGTACACATTAAGGCAAGATGATAGTACCTACCATATGGCGATTAAATATAGCACAAATAACTGTAATTGCATGCACAACTGTCAAACTTGTCTGTGATGAAATTTTAACGAATATAACTGAACCAATCACTCATCTCCACAATTCCAGACGTAGCGATGGAAGAATCCAAAAAAGCAGCCGAGAAAGCTGCAGCGGACGCCAGCAACGCCGTGAACAGTACCGTCGACAACACGCTGAAGCGAGTGGAGGCCGCCGCCGACGAGGGCATCAAGAACGCCGGACACGTCGTCGACTCCAAGATCAAGGACGCCGACAAATACCTCAGCGGCAAGCGCGACGCGGTAAGTGTTTTAGAGATTGCAGCGTAGACAAACGATGGAGTGGAGGCCCCGCCGACGAGGGCATTAAGAACGCCGGACACGTTGTCGACGCCAAGATCAAGGACGCTGACAAATACCTCAGCGGCAAGCGCGACGCGGTTAGTGTTAGAGATTGCAGCGTAGACAAACGATGGAGTGGAGGCCGCCGTCGACGAGGGCATCAAGAACGCCGGACACGTCGTCGACGCCAAGATCGAGGACGCCGACAAGTACCTCAGCGGCAAACGCGACGCGGTAAGTATTAGAGATTGCAGCGTAAACAAACGAATGGAGTGGAGCCTGCCGCCGCCGAGGGCATCGAAAACCAAGAACGCCGGTGACGTCGTCGACGCCAAGATCAAGTGCACCGACCGTTCTAGGCGTATTTGGCATTTTAGATAATATCTGTCTACATAGCTACGTAACTGTCATACTACTACTAGCATCGTCATGCTACTTAATAGCTATGAAGCTGCATAGATCTTTGCACTGAGAAAGCACTTTTTATTGCAAACAGATGTTACAGCACCGCGAACACGCTTAAGCAAGAGGCCGACGACGGCTAAAATCAATAACCAATTAAAATTGCTTCTTCTGATATTACGAGCACATTATAACGTGTAATTACCTTGTTCACAGCTGGCATCGAACCTGTCGACGGCAGTGCACGATGGCTCCGAGGGTGCCGCCGGTCTGCTGAGCAAGGGTCTCGCCGCCTTCCCTAAATAAAGCAACCAGCGGGCTCCCGCCGTGTACCTGCATTCAAGCTCCGTTCTACTGGAATCGCTAAACCACAGTCCATAGACGTGTCAGCATCACCCTCCATAGACATTTCTTTGTTTTTCTTATCATGTTTAACAAGCCTCGTTCGAAGGGTGATTCTTTCATACAACTCTGCTGCATGTATTTACATTTTAACTTAAAATGGGTTATATGATGCGATCTTTCTTTTTCCTGTAGCCATTGTGTAGGGTGCAGCAGAAAAATTGTGTTAAACATGTCACATTTCTGATATGATTTTGCCTTGCATCTTATCCAGAATCATAATGATTCATAAGATTTTTTGGTAACAGAATTTACAAAAATCATAAAGTTTATATGACAAAAAAAGTAATCTATCTGTAACATAATTTTCGTTCTGtagttgtttattgttttatatttatcaaCTGCTGGTacaattagttttaagttacctaagataaaattaatttaagttttactcaataaatgttattactTTAGTAAGAACAAACCTTATATATTACTACACAATGCAtttaaattgcgttttttatatattttctttaaaaaaatatttgacatctttttacaatatttaatgtcttaatattgacaatattatcTAAGTCACAATGTAATCTCAGTTTTTTGTTTTCATAGCAATATTCTATAATTTATAACTTTGCTATGTATAGTGTAAGTTATGATAGGATCTGTACCTATTGAACGTATTTATACCATGCCTATTTAATTTGAGCGCCGTGCTTTGCTTGATACCGTCCAGCAGCCTTATACaacaaaaaagtaataaaaataatacaaagaacagtACATTTACTTAATGATATATACTGCTTAGCAGCTcctatcttttagacatcagaTTCTACAAAAGTTAAGATATATTGTGCATTGCTGtacttttatatattttattgtcagacataatatattttattgttgcCTAATGTACATTACAGTTAAATTTATTATACTAATGCACGAAAAAATATTACGCATTTTCATAAACATGAGGTATATTTTACTGTTAACAATttctttattgtttattgtcaaCTTATCAGTgtcgtaataaataaattaccacccatttattttctttttatttgcttgtaataataaaaatagcgGAGGctagtataaaaatatttaccctACTCTACTCGACTAATAGGTACAAAAAAGAATTTTAAATGGTAACATAGTATTTATTGACATAAAATTACACCTAAAATCACATTAGAACTAACAAAAGTAAATTAAACTAAGAATTAaacaaactaaactaaaactacctaaaaagcAAAAGCCTACAAACAGaaaaattattactaaactgaaatgtaaaatttaaaataaggaGAACGGAAATGACATCATCGAAATGCGAGTGCTACCAGCAGTAATTTCAATTTTCTACTAAATCGGACAAAAGTTTAATTGAAATCACAGACTGAACGAACGAAACGCTATTTGACAGATATCACATCTCATAAACAACAATGGCGGCGCTGGTTAGAGCTGGGTTTTTATCGGCTAAAAATGCTGTATTATCAACAACAGTTCGATCTTTGTCTGTTACCAAAACCCTTAATATTAAAGAAAGTAAGTTAGATGTTCCTTTAAGTGGTATTATTTGAATATTATACGCTTCTGTAACATAACCTATAATCACTTTTCCTTTCTAGTACACGAAAAAAAGGAAGGTACAGCGTTGGTTGTAGAAGGAATCCAGGCTACTTCCCCACGCACTGAGCTGTTAGTGCGTGCTGAAAAGATAAAGGACCTCGCTCCTGTCGTCCAGGGTGATGGGAAGCCTCCTTGCTACATTTGTGCTCTTGGGCTTGATGTGAAACACACGGATGTTCTAATACTGAGTCAGTTTGTGAGGTCCGACGGCTGCATGTTGCCGCGTCGCATCACGGGACTGTGCCGACGTCAACAGAAGAAAATTGGGAAGATGGTTTCTATGGCACAGAAAGCAGGTTAGCAGTGTATATTATTTACTGTTATAGCATAGAGGTGCCAAatttattttaaccttttggccgccggacctagtccgcaaagacgctcactcacacgccagagtaaattctaagtaaacaactaataaaaagtttagggattgcaaaatgtgatatcgatatttacaatttatggtaaaaatcttctcaatttggctttgttcttaaccaactttaatttatttcgagaatgccaaaaattaacatattttttacacacgacaatgttaaaaataaaggtctttatcattaaaaacaaccactaaacaatatcgattcatgacgtaatatcaccgcactaggctctacgagaagtcttgtatacatgacaacggcgcgcatggactacccgcagtgcagaccgacaaggaccgtttccgcgcggattaagtaataatagtctctaggtcaacggcgtaagcgcttgtcggtacgtaaactttataagcgtatggttagagccgcgcatcgtgtgtcgataatataaatgtaccggaactgcattggggaaaatgacacgtgggttgaattgtcaatgagtgaagaac is a window from the Cydia fagiglandana chromosome 13, ilCydFagi1.1, whole genome shotgun sequence genome containing:
- the LOC134670019 gene encoding large ribosomal subunit protein mL66 gives rise to the protein MAALVRAGFLSAKNAVLSTTVRSLSVTKTLNIKEIHEKKEGTALVVEGIQATSPRTELLVRAEKIKDLAPVVQGDGKPPCYICALGLDVKHTDVLILSQFVRSDGCMLPRRITGLCRRQQKKIGKMVSMAQKAGLMINLTPAYCKKDPTKRFGHKKFNTYFDESTIFMKRIPKPVDRFKR